The Spirosoma foliorum genome has a window encoding:
- a CDS encoding carboxylesterase family protein — protein sequence MSNRFIHLALTLLSVSQLQAQTKPESTTYSFTKGLVALTGSRYGREAIYADPLAYQLYTGALKPPTDGAVFGTDEQGKEIKWIPVTADSLNRLRLRSGFRGNGGAPAGPGVVTGSLRGGIGGGGGYTYLTYPSTREQIASLNIKGNSNVYVNGELHMGDAYSMGYLHIPVKLKKGLNEFYVRGVMITANLTFPNKSALLRTDDPTLPSIRLGESNALLQGAVVVINASTAPLTGLQLTSKLAGKSLTTNLPVIPALSGRKVAFTFDGSGVSAKGPQPCELTLTQKGKSLDAGVVSVEAVPAGASYSQTFVSQIDGSLQYYAVTPQSSAATAPSALFLSVHGAGVEASGQARAYKSKDWGNLVAATNRRPRGFNWEDWGRLDALEVLSIAKKQFKPDPQHIYLTGHSMGGHGTWFLGATYPDKWAAIAPCAGYPTLKEYGSADGVIPDGSSNPLEQMLLRSGNQSDVLKLTSNYKPLGIYVLHGDADRTVPVTYARQMRKLLGESQPDMSYYEYPGGSHWFGDESVDWKPLFDFFKWHKISVDSTVNAIDFTTANPGISSAYRWASIEQQIQPLLYSRIQLNRQRQAITGTTANVALLKLALNEFANKTPITVTLDGSSALTYTTTSDQDTLFLRRENGQWKQAQRPDLAQKGPHRNGTFKDAFNNRMVFVYGTKGTKEENDWNWQKARYDAETWYYRGNGAIDIIADTDFSLAKYADRGVVLFGNATNNAAWQSLLADCPIQLERNQIRAGSQQWQGDDLATYFVWPIKGSKTASVAVIGGTGLKGMKAASANQYFAGASGFPDFMIFGLDMVRDGSKGVRMAGFFDNDWKLAPAQYTVNGQKNGTE from the coding sequence ATGTCAAACCGATTTATTCACCTTGCCCTTACGCTACTTTCGGTGAGTCAGCTTCAGGCGCAGACCAAGCCTGAGTCGACAACCTATTCGTTTACCAAAGGACTGGTTGCCTTAACAGGAAGCCGCTATGGCCGGGAAGCGATCTATGCCGATCCACTGGCTTATCAGCTCTATACAGGTGCTCTCAAACCACCAACCGACGGCGCTGTGTTTGGTACGGATGAACAAGGGAAAGAGATTAAATGGATACCTGTTACGGCCGATAGTCTGAACCGATTGCGACTTCGGAGCGGCTTTCGGGGGAATGGTGGAGCACCAGCAGGTCCCGGTGTCGTAACGGGCAGTCTGCGGGGCGGCATCGGTGGTGGCGGTGGCTATACCTACCTGACCTACCCATCGACTCGCGAACAGATTGCGTCGCTCAATATTAAAGGTAACAGCAATGTCTATGTGAACGGTGAACTCCACATGGGCGATGCCTACAGTATGGGCTATTTGCACATCCCGGTAAAGCTCAAAAAAGGGCTGAACGAGTTTTACGTGCGGGGAGTCATGATCACCGCCAACCTGACCTTCCCCAATAAGTCGGCTTTGTTACGTACCGACGACCCCACCTTACCTAGTATCCGACTAGGCGAATCGAACGCATTACTTCAGGGCGCTGTGGTCGTTATCAATGCATCAACAGCACCGTTGACTGGCTTACAACTGACCAGCAAACTGGCCGGTAAATCACTGACGACCAATCTGCCTGTTATTCCAGCTCTATCAGGCCGAAAAGTAGCGTTTACCTTCGATGGAAGTGGTGTTAGTGCCAAGGGGCCACAACCTTGTGAGTTAACCCTGACGCAAAAAGGGAAGTCGCTGGATGCTGGTGTGGTTTCGGTGGAAGCCGTTCCGGCGGGAGCTTCGTATAGTCAGACCTTCGTTAGCCAGATCGATGGAAGTTTACAATACTATGCCGTAACCCCACAGTCATCGGCCGCAACGGCTCCCTCGGCTTTGTTTCTATCGGTGCATGGCGCAGGTGTAGAAGCCAGCGGACAGGCTCGGGCTTATAAATCAAAAGACTGGGGGAATCTGGTGGCAGCTACCAACCGTCGGCCACGCGGTTTCAACTGGGAAGACTGGGGTCGTTTAGATGCGTTGGAAGTACTATCGATTGCAAAAAAACAATTCAAACCCGATCCGCAGCACATATATCTGACTGGCCACTCGATGGGCGGTCATGGTACCTGGTTCCTGGGCGCTACCTACCCCGACAAATGGGCGGCTATTGCTCCCTGCGCCGGTTACCCAACTTTAAAAGAATACGGTTCTGCCGATGGTGTGATTCCAGATGGAAGCAGCAACCCATTGGAGCAAATGCTGTTGCGATCTGGAAACCAGAGTGATGTACTGAAACTGACGAGCAACTATAAGCCACTGGGCATTTACGTACTACACGGCGATGCCGACCGGACGGTTCCCGTCACCTACGCTCGCCAGATGCGTAAACTGCTAGGCGAGTCGCAACCCGATATGAGCTACTACGAATATCCCGGCGGTAGTCACTGGTTCGGCGATGAAAGCGTTGACTGGAAACCGCTGTTCGATTTCTTCAAATGGCACAAGATTTCCGTTGATTCGACAGTGAACGCCATTGACTTCACGACGGCCAATCCCGGCATTTCGTCGGCATACCGATGGGCTTCTATTGAGCAGCAAATCCAGCCGCTGTTGTACAGCCGCATTCAACTGAACCGTCAGAGACAAGCCATTACCGGCACAACGGCCAATGTGGCTCTGCTAAAATTGGCCCTGAATGAGTTTGCCAATAAAACGCCAATAACCGTAACGCTTGATGGCAGTTCAGCGCTAACCTATACGACAACTAGTGATCAGGATACACTATTCCTGCGTCGCGAAAATGGGCAGTGGAAACAGGCACAACGACCCGATCTAGCGCAAAAAGGGCCTCACCGGAATGGTACATTCAAAGATGCTTTCAACAATCGTATGGTGTTTGTGTATGGCACGAAGGGTACGAAAGAAGAGAATGACTGGAACTGGCAGAAGGCTCGCTACGACGCTGAAACCTGGTATTATCGGGGCAATGGCGCTATCGATATCATTGCCGATACCGATTTCTCGTTGGCCAAATACGCTGATCGCGGGGTGGTTCTGTTCGGCAATGCAACCAACAATGCCGCCTGGCAATCGCTACTCGCCGACTGCCCAATTCAACTGGAGCGCAATCAGATTCGGGCCGGGAGTCAGCAATGGCAGGGCGATGATTTAGCTACTTACTTCGTATGGCCTATTAAGGGTTCAAAAACGGCATCGGTTGCGGTCATTGGCGGAACGGGTTTGAAAGGTATGAAAGCGGCCTCGGCCAACCAATATTTTGCCGGAGCCAGTGGTTTTCCTGATTTCATGATTTTCGGCCTGGACATGGTTCGAGATGGTAGCAAAGGCGTTCGGATGGCGGGCTTCTTTGATAACGACTGGAAACTCGCACCAGCACAGTATACTGTCAATGGCCAGAAAAACGGAACGGAATAA
- a CDS encoding phosphoglycerate kinase, with product MKTVDSYNFAGKKALVRVDFNVPLDKAYNITDDTRIKATIPTVMKIVNDGGSAILMSHLGRPKGGPEEKYSLKHLLPALKEAFGREVKFADDCIGQSATDLAASLQPGEILLLENLRFYKEEEKGDVDFAKKLASLGDVWVNDAFGTAHRAHASTAVMGQFFTDRVAGYVMEAELANAKKILENAERPFTAIMGGAKISDKILIIEKLLDKVDNLIIGGGMTYTFTKAQGGKIGKSLLEADKQDLALELLKKAEEKGVKIYMPLDNVCADDFSNDANRQVVDTGEIPDGWEGLDIGPKSIELFSDIVAKSKTLLWNGPMGVFEFENFAKGTNAIAEAVVKATEENGAFSLIGGGDSAAAVNQAGYGDRVSYVSTGGGALLEYMEGKVLPGVAALE from the coding sequence ATGAAAACCGTAGACTCCTACAATTTTGCTGGTAAGAAAGCCCTTGTTCGGGTAGACTTCAACGTACCCCTCGATAAGGCGTACAACATCACCGACGATACTCGTATTAAGGCGACCATTCCAACCGTCATGAAAATCGTGAACGATGGTGGATCAGCCATTCTTATGTCGCACCTGGGCCGGCCAAAAGGTGGCCCTGAAGAAAAATATTCGCTTAAGCATTTGTTGCCTGCGTTAAAGGAAGCCTTTGGTCGTGAGGTGAAATTTGCAGACGATTGCATTGGCCAGTCGGCTACGGATTTGGCCGCCAGCCTGCAACCCGGCGAGATTCTGTTGCTCGAAAACCTTCGCTTTTATAAAGAAGAGGAAAAAGGTGACGTAGACTTCGCGAAAAAACTCGCCAGTCTGGGCGATGTTTGGGTGAACGATGCTTTCGGAACCGCTCACCGTGCCCACGCCAGTACAGCCGTAATGGGCCAGTTTTTTACGGATCGTGTGGCAGGTTATGTGATGGAAGCTGAGCTAGCCAATGCCAAAAAGATACTGGAAAATGCAGAGCGCCCGTTCACGGCAATCATGGGTGGTGCTAAAATCTCTGATAAAATCCTGATTATCGAGAAATTGCTCGACAAGGTAGACAACCTGATTATTGGTGGTGGCATGACCTACACCTTCACGAAAGCCCAGGGTGGTAAAATCGGGAAATCGTTACTTGAAGCGGATAAACAGGATTTAGCGCTTGAGTTGCTGAAAAAGGCAGAAGAAAAAGGCGTGAAAATCTACATGCCGCTGGATAACGTCTGTGCTGATGACTTCTCGAACGACGCTAATCGACAAGTTGTTGATACGGGCGAGATTCCTGATGGTTGGGAAGGGTTGGACATTGGTCCTAAATCCATCGAACTGTTCAGTGATATTGTTGCTAAATCCAAAACGCTCCTCTGGAATGGTCCAATGGGTGTGTTTGAATTTGAAAACTTTGCCAAAGGCACCAATGCCATTGCGGAAGCGGTGGTAAAAGCAACCGAAGAAAACGGCGCGTTCTCGCTCATCGGTGGTGGCGATTCTGCCGCAGCTGTTAACCAGGCTGGCTACGGTGATCGCGTAAGCTATGTTTCAACAGGTGGTGGTGCTTTGCTGGAATATATGGAAGGAAAAGTATTGCCAGGTGTAGCAGCGTTGGAGTAG
- a CDS encoding glycoside hydrolase family 18 protein, with protein MVKSFLSFLSISLAVSLFGLLLPTTPTAAATQPPKRYVLIGYVSGNGWTKEQIEAQKLTHINYAFAVPAQNGELAPISAKDSANLAALTSLRAINKDLKILISVGGWGGCKYFSDAALTAASRRKFANSAVAFMKKHKLDGVDIDWEYPAQIGAGNIFRPEDKENFTLYLKAIRDRLDEQGKVDKRTGANHYLLTAATGGDTAFVSHTNLGEAQKYLDYVNIMTYDLYHGNDKVTGHHSPLAQSKKGDQSRNSSISAVEGHIKAGVPARKIVLGIPFYGRGWADTRPVDNGLYQPSTGKHSFISHDELVDKYINKNGFVRYWDADAKAPYLWNATSHTFISYGDAESFGPKIDYVKKKGLGGIMFWEYIYDLKHKALLDPVVNGLK; from the coding sequence ATTTCATTGGCCGTTTCTCTATTCGGCCTATTGCTACCTACTACACCAACGGCAGCCGCAACGCAACCCCCTAAACGCTACGTACTTATTGGTTATGTAAGCGGAAACGGATGGACAAAAGAGCAGATCGAAGCCCAGAAGCTTACGCACATCAACTACGCATTTGCAGTACCTGCCCAAAATGGAGAGTTAGCGCCGATTTCGGCTAAAGACTCAGCCAACCTGGCGGCCTTAACCTCGCTTCGGGCAATTAATAAAGACCTGAAAATTCTTATTTCAGTCGGTGGCTGGGGTGGTTGCAAGTATTTCTCGGATGCTGCACTGACAGCGGCATCGCGTCGGAAATTTGCGAATAGTGCCGTCGCATTTATGAAAAAGCATAAACTCGATGGTGTTGATATCGACTGGGAATATCCCGCTCAAATTGGCGCAGGCAACATCTTTCGGCCCGAAGACAAAGAGAACTTTACGCTGTACCTGAAAGCCATTCGTGATCGGCTCGACGAACAAGGTAAGGTAGACAAGCGCACAGGTGCCAATCATTACCTGCTGACCGCTGCAACCGGGGGCGACACCGCGTTTGTAAGCCACACGAATCTGGGAGAAGCGCAGAAATACCTGGACTACGTCAACATCATGACGTATGACCTCTATCATGGCAACGATAAAGTGACAGGGCACCATAGCCCACTGGCGCAATCTAAAAAAGGCGATCAATCGCGGAATAGCTCGATCTCGGCCGTAGAAGGGCATATTAAAGCGGGCGTTCCTGCGCGTAAAATCGTGCTGGGTATTCCATTTTATGGACGTGGCTGGGCCGATACCCGTCCGGTAGACAATGGTCTGTATCAGCCGTCAACAGGTAAGCACTCGTTCATCAGTCACGATGAACTGGTGGATAAGTACATTAACAAAAACGGGTTTGTCCGATACTGGGATGCCGATGCCAAAGCACCCTATTTGTGGAATGCGACCTCGCATACCTTCATTTCCTATGGTGATGCAGAATCCTTTGGCCCGAAGATCGACTACGTGAAAAAGAAGGGCCTGGGCGGAATTATGTTCTGGGAGTACATCTACGACCTGAAACATAAAGCACTTCTTGACCCCGTGGTCAACGGCCTGAAATAA
- a CDS encoding alpha-L-fucosidase: MKNTYFRSLYFGWTLASLLVSGVTQAQQHSEQNHAHYVPPKDSLVSKKLAHWQDVKFGLLMHWGTYSKWGIVESWSLCPEDEGWCERRGPYAANWYEYKKAYENIRTTFNPTQFNPERWATAAKDAGMKYVVFTTKHHDGFCMFDTKQTDYKITDPKTAFSSNPRSNIAKEVFSAFRGQDFMVGAYFSKPDWNTPSYWDPYFPPKDRNVSYAPKKYPQKWQQFKDFTYNQIQELMTDYGKIDILWLDGGWVRPASTIDSTISWQRTIPYDQDIDMARIAGMGRSKQPGLLVVDRTVTGEFENYVTPEQSIPDSYMPIPWESCMTMGDSWSYIPKENFKSTRKLIHTLVDIVAKNGNLLLNIAPSPEGDWHPEAYQRLQEIGAWLRVNGESIYGTKPVAPYRQKQWAYTGNGKTKYQTYLPSDKETVPTTITLSNVTQSKPTVKLLGYTKALKANKTAEGLVVALPEAAQKLLASQPAWVFKLEER; the protein is encoded by the coding sequence ATGAAAAATACCTATTTTCGTTCACTCTACTTCGGCTGGACTTTAGCTTCTTTGCTGGTGTCTGGTGTTACGCAGGCTCAGCAGCATTCTGAGCAAAATCACGCCCATTACGTTCCCCCAAAAGACAGTCTGGTTAGCAAGAAACTCGCGCATTGGCAGGACGTTAAGTTTGGCTTGTTGATGCACTGGGGTACATACAGCAAGTGGGGCATCGTAGAATCCTGGTCGCTGTGCCCCGAAGATGAAGGCTGGTGCGAACGCCGGGGGCCATACGCGGCCAACTGGTACGAGTATAAAAAAGCCTACGAAAACATTCGGACAACCTTCAACCCGACTCAATTTAACCCCGAACGCTGGGCTACAGCGGCAAAAGATGCAGGTATGAAATACGTGGTGTTCACAACGAAACACCACGACGGATTCTGTATGTTCGACACTAAACAAACGGACTACAAAATCACCGATCCGAAAACGGCTTTCTCATCGAATCCACGCAGTAACATTGCCAAAGAAGTGTTTAGTGCTTTCCGGGGACAGGACTTCATGGTTGGCGCTTATTTCTCGAAACCTGACTGGAATACACCCTCGTATTGGGACCCGTATTTCCCGCCTAAAGATCGCAACGTGTCGTATGCCCCTAAAAAGTACCCGCAAAAGTGGCAGCAGTTCAAGGACTTTACCTACAATCAGATTCAGGAGTTGATGACGGATTATGGTAAAATCGACATTCTGTGGCTCGATGGCGGCTGGGTTCGTCCGGCATCAACCATCGATTCGACCATTAGCTGGCAGCGCACCATTCCGTATGATCAGGACATCGACATGGCCCGAATCGCGGGGATGGGTCGTAGCAAACAGCCGGGTTTATTAGTCGTAGATCGCACCGTAACGGGTGAATTTGAAAACTACGTTACGCCTGAGCAATCCATTCCTGATTCGTACATGCCTATCCCCTGGGAGTCGTGCATGACGATGGGTGATTCGTGGTCGTACATTCCGAAAGAAAACTTCAAATCGACCCGCAAATTGATTCACACGCTGGTGGATATTGTCGCTAAAAACGGCAACCTGCTCCTGAATATTGCTCCCAGCCCCGAAGGCGATTGGCATCCCGAAGCCTACCAACGATTGCAGGAAATTGGTGCTTGGCTGCGCGTCAACGGCGAATCGATTTATGGTACCAAACCCGTAGCACCTTATCGGCAGAAGCAATGGGCCTACACCGGAAACGGCAAAACGAAGTATCAGACGTACTTGCCCAGTGATAAAGAGACGGTGCCCACAACCATCACGCTCAGCAACGTTACGCAAAGCAAACCGACCGTAAAGCTGTTGGGATATACCAAAGCCTTGAAAGCTAATAAGACGGCAGAGGGATTAGTTGTTGCACTACCCGAAGCGGCTCAGAAGTTACTGGCTAGCCAACCAGCCTGGGTTTTTAAGCTGGAAGAACGGTAA
- a CDS encoding family 20 glycosylhydrolase gives MTRLHSLLFVLLVTLSVKAQDVAQRYPLIPYPTSLVPASGQFTVTAQTALVVQDSRFSNEAKQLQTLLESGMGKRLSGMGKGPKIVLQHDASLTNSEGYDLTITPQQVTLKASQPVGMFRAVQTIRQLLPVTIEKPGQALVSLTLPAVQIRDQPAYAWRGMHLDVSRHFYSIDYLQKFIDRLALYKFNKFHLHLTDDQGWRLEIKAYPKLTSEGAWRTFNNQDSVVLKRAVTNPDFDLPKQFIRQKNGQTQYGGFYTQAQMRDLIAYAAARHIEIIPEIDMPGHLTAAIKAYPFLSCTGQEGWGKTFSVPICPCNEPTYTFMETVLSEIIALFPSPYVHIGADEVEKSTWAQSATCQELMKRENIKNVEELQSYFVHRIEKFVQSKGKKLMVWDDALEGGLKPSTAVMYWRSWVKGAPQKAAQNGNDVVMTPVSNLYFDSPPGIRSVENVYNIAVVPEGVTAEQTKQFLGAQANIWTEYIPTENRVDYMAMPRMTALSEVVWTAKKDFPSYQKRLLQHFLRMEQLGIHYRLPDLTGFAEENVFVDKATLRIKKPLDSYILRYTTDGTQPQVNSLELPADLTISKPQTVNVAVFTPSGIRGDVYSLRYQQQAYATPVGGASSVAGLSCLYFKKYFKETKLMKQQKADSSYVINNVVVPKSVNAPSFGVQFRGYMTVPETGVYSFFYTCDDGGILRIADRMVVDNDGNHFPIEKSGQVALQKGAHPFEADFIEGGGGFTLKLKYSLNGSEPMDIPDSWFTH, from the coding sequence ATGACCCGATTACATTCCCTATTGTTCGTTCTGCTCGTGACATTGTCCGTCAAGGCGCAGGACGTTGCTCAACGATATCCGCTAATTCCGTATCCCACATCGCTCGTTCCGGCGTCGGGGCAATTTACTGTAACAGCTCAAACGGCGCTGGTTGTGCAGGATAGTCGATTCAGTAATGAAGCAAAACAATTGCAGACGTTGCTGGAATCAGGCATGGGTAAGCGACTGTCTGGTATGGGCAAAGGACCAAAAATTGTACTTCAGCACGACGCATCACTCACGAATTCAGAAGGCTACGATCTAACGATCACCCCACAGCAAGTAACACTAAAAGCCAGCCAGCCTGTCGGGATGTTCCGGGCAGTTCAAACCATTCGCCAGTTGTTGCCAGTAACGATTGAAAAACCCGGTCAAGCGTTGGTATCGCTCACGCTTCCAGCGGTTCAGATTCGTGACCAGCCCGCCTATGCCTGGCGGGGTATGCACCTCGACGTGTCGCGGCATTTTTATTCCATCGACTATTTACAAAAATTCATCGACAGACTGGCGCTGTATAAATTCAATAAATTTCACCTGCATCTGACCGACGATCAGGGTTGGCGACTGGAAATTAAAGCCTATCCCAAACTAACCAGCGAGGGAGCGTGGCGTACGTTCAATAACCAAGATTCGGTTGTTCTGAAACGGGCGGTTACCAACCCCGACTTCGATCTTCCCAAACAGTTCATTCGTCAGAAGAACGGACAAACGCAATACGGAGGCTTTTACACGCAGGCCCAAATGCGTGATCTGATTGCCTACGCAGCCGCCCGACACATTGAAATTATTCCCGAAATCGACATGCCCGGCCACCTGACGGCAGCGATCAAGGCTTATCCATTTCTGAGTTGCACAGGTCAGGAAGGCTGGGGTAAAACGTTTTCGGTGCCCATTTGCCCCTGCAATGAACCGACGTACACGTTCATGGAAACGGTGCTGAGTGAAATTATAGCCCTGTTTCCCAGCCCATACGTTCATATTGGGGCCGATGAAGTGGAAAAGTCGACTTGGGCGCAGTCGGCGACTTGTCAGGAGTTGATGAAGCGGGAGAACATCAAAAACGTTGAAGAGCTACAGAGCTATTTCGTGCATCGGATCGAAAAATTTGTGCAGTCGAAAGGGAAAAAACTAATGGTTTGGGACGATGCCCTCGAAGGTGGTCTCAAGCCTTCTACAGCCGTCATGTACTGGCGTAGCTGGGTGAAAGGTGCCCCCCAGAAAGCCGCCCAGAATGGGAACGACGTTGTCATGACGCCGGTGAGCAACCTGTATTTCGATAGTCCTCCGGGTATTCGGTCGGTTGAAAATGTGTACAACATAGCTGTGGTGCCCGAAGGTGTGACCGCCGAACAGACAAAGCAGTTTTTGGGCGCGCAGGCCAACATCTGGACCGAATACATTCCGACCGAAAATCGCGTTGACTACATGGCAATGCCTCGAATGACAGCACTCTCGGAAGTAGTCTGGACCGCGAAAAAAGACTTTCCATCGTATCAGAAACGGCTGCTGCAACACTTTTTGCGGATGGAGCAACTAGGCATTCATTACCGGCTACCTGACCTGACGGGCTTTGCTGAAGAAAACGTGTTTGTCGATAAAGCCACGCTGCGCATCAAAAAGCCGTTGGACAGCTACATTCTGCGCTATACAACAGACGGTACACAGCCTCAGGTAAATTCTCTTGAATTACCCGCCGATTTAACCATTTCAAAACCGCAGACGGTTAACGTTGCGGTCTTCACACCATCGGGCATTCGGGGGGATGTGTATTCGTTGCGCTATCAACAGCAAGCCTACGCAACTCCCGTTGGGGGCGCTAGCTCTGTGGCTGGCTTGAGCTGTCTCTACTTTAAGAAGTATTTCAAAGAAACGAAATTGATGAAGCAGCAAAAGGCTGATAGTTCCTATGTCATCAATAACGTTGTGGTGCCCAAATCAGTGAATGCTCCTAGCTTCGGGGTTCAGTTTCGGGGCTACATGACCGTGCCCGAAACGGGTGTTTACAGCTTTTTCTACACCTGCGACGATGGCGGTATTCTACGCATCGCCGACCGGATGGTGGTCGATAACGACGGTAATCACTTCCCCATTGAAAAAAGTGGTCAGGTTGCTTTACAGAAAGGAGCTCACCCTTTCGAAGCGGATTTTATTGAAGGCGGTGGCGGCTTCACACTAAAGCTGAAGTATAGCCTGAACGGCTCGGAGCCAATGGACATTCCCGACAGCTGGTTTACGCATTGA
- a CDS encoding alpha-L-fucosidase gives MYIRLITLFVLLSQLSFAQTPAPFGAVPSSRQLQWHKLKYYAFVHFNMNTFTNEEWGHGTETADMFNPTQLDCRQWARVAKEAGMEGIVITAKHHDGFCLWPSKFTEHSVKNSKWRDGKGDVLKDLSAACKEYGLKFGVYLSPWDRNHPAYGTSEYNEIFKSTLKEVLTQYGNVFEVWFDGANGEGPNGKKQVYDWPGFIATVRQYQPNAVIFSDAGPDIRWVGNEDGYAGETNWATLNRDKVYPGYPNYWELTPGHEDGTHWVPTEVNCSIRPGWYYHASEDNKVKSLEHLVDIYYSSIGRNGNWLLNLPVDRRGLVHENDVARLMELKAYTDKASVNLAGGKKITASSVFSKTPTFAASNILDKSRDTYWAAADGTKQATLDINLGKSTTLNRLLIEEYIALGQRVKKFAVSAWKDGKYQPVAQGTTIGNRRILRFPTITTSKIRVSIEESKASPLIRHIEIYNAPELIVPPAISRSKEGLVSIVCPRTTDPVITYTTDGSEPTASSPRFSQPFAMPQVGTVKARAFIDNMKKASSPVSTDFDISSTKWTVVSAGGSTSAKGTDRLIDGNPNTSWQQRKTGEEPVTVVLDLGETLSLKGFTYLPRQDGRKNGIVYRYAVSVSQDGKSWSAPVSQGAFSNINNNPVGQSIRFDQPQSARYLKFDALETTSEKDATVSIAELGVLTR, from the coding sequence ATGTACATACGACTCATTACCCTTTTTGTCCTTCTCTCACAACTCTCCTTTGCCCAAACGCCAGCGCCATTTGGTGCGGTGCCATCGTCGCGTCAGTTGCAATGGCATAAGCTGAAGTACTACGCGTTCGTGCACTTCAACATGAACACCTTCACGAATGAAGAGTGGGGGCATGGGACCGAAACCGCTGATATGTTCAACCCAACCCAGCTCGATTGTCGGCAGTGGGCACGGGTGGCGAAGGAAGCGGGTATGGAGGGAATCGTGATCACGGCCAAACATCACGACGGTTTCTGTTTGTGGCCCTCAAAATTCACGGAACACTCGGTTAAAAACAGCAAATGGCGTGATGGCAAGGGCGACGTCCTGAAAGACCTATCGGCAGCTTGTAAAGAGTATGGATTAAAATTCGGGGTCTATCTCTCGCCCTGGGATCGGAATCACCCTGCCTACGGAACATCTGAGTACAACGAAATCTTTAAAAGTACACTCAAGGAAGTATTGACACAGTACGGCAATGTATTTGAGGTCTGGTTCGACGGGGCTAATGGCGAAGGGCCAAATGGCAAGAAGCAAGTGTACGACTGGCCCGGCTTTATCGCGACGGTACGCCAGTACCAGCCCAACGCGGTCATTTTCAGTGATGCGGGTCCTGACATTCGTTGGGTGGGTAACGAAGACGGCTATGCAGGTGAAACCAACTGGGCTACCCTGAATCGGGATAAGGTCTATCCAGGTTACCCCAACTATTGGGAACTAACTCCCGGTCATGAAGATGGTACGCACTGGGTGCCTACCGAAGTCAATTGCTCGATTCGGCCGGGTTGGTACTACCATGCCAGCGAAGATAACAAAGTGAAATCACTGGAACACTTGGTAGATATTTACTACAGTTCGATTGGACGAAACGGTAACTGGCTGCTCAACCTACCTGTTGATCGTCGGGGGCTGGTTCATGAAAACGACGTGGCCCGACTTATGGAGCTGAAAGCCTACACCGACAAGGCTTCGGTCAATCTGGCTGGTGGAAAGAAAATTACAGCTAGTAGCGTGTTCAGCAAAACGCCAACCTTTGCTGCCAGCAACATATTGGACAAAAGCCGCGACACCTATTGGGCTGCTGCAGATGGTACCAAACAAGCTACACTCGACATCAATTTGGGCAAATCAACTACCCTCAACCGATTGTTAATTGAGGAGTATATCGCGTTGGGCCAACGGGTGAAGAAGTTCGCCGTATCAGCCTGGAAGGATGGAAAATACCAGCCGGTTGCTCAGGGAACGACTATCGGTAATCGACGCATTTTGCGTTTCCCGACCATAACGACGAGTAAAATTCGAGTGAGCATTGAGGAGTCAAAAGCCAGTCCGCTTATTCGCCATATCGAAATCTATAACGCACCTGAGCTTATCGTACCACCGGCCATCAGTCGGAGTAAAGAAGGGTTGGTCTCCATCGTTTGTCCCCGCACTACCGATCCGGTTATTACCTATACGACCGATGGTTCGGAGCCAACGGCTAGTAGCCCTCGTTTCAGTCAGCCGTTTGCGATGCCGCAGGTTGGAACTGTGAAAGCCCGCGCCTTTATCGACAATATGAAAAAAGCCAGCAGCCCCGTTTCGACTGATTTTGACATTAGCTCAACTAAGTGGACAGTTGTCTCGGCTGGTGGCTCGACATCGGCTAAAGGTACTGATCGCCTGATCGATGGAAATCCGAATACTAGTTGGCAACAACGCAAAACGGGTGAAGAGCCTGTCACGGTGGTACTTGATCTCGGCGAAACCTTATCACTAAAGGGCTTTACGTACCTGCCTCGACAGGATGGTCGAAAGAACGGCATTGTTTATCGGTACGCCGTTTCGGTTAGTCAGGATGGGAAAAGCTGGTCAGCACCCGTTAGTCAGGGCGCGTTCAGCAATATCAACAACAACCCTGTCGGGCAGTCGATCCGATTCGACCAGCCGCAGTCAGCACGTTATCTGAAATTCGACGCCCTCGAAACCACCAGCGAAAAAGACGCTACTGTTTCCATTGCTGAACTGGGAGTTTTAACTCGTTAA